Within Alteromonas gilva, the genomic segment CGGTTGCCGCCCCAGCCATTGTTAACCACCTGTGCGTGGGGACCACCGTACAAATAGACAATCACCGGATGCTTGCCGGTTATTTTGGCTGGCTTATACAAACGATAATACAGGTCGATGCCGGCGTCGTTTTTAAGCGTGCCGAATTCAGGCTCTACCCAGTCGTCTTTATAAGCGGTGAGCGGGTGATTTTCATCTAACGCGTTTTCTTCTAACCAGGTGAGTTGCTCACCAGTGGCCTTATGCAAACTTACCTGTGTTGGCCGGTTAACAGTGGATGAACTGTCTACATAGATAGAGGCATCCTGACTAAAACTAATACCGTGCATGCCGGCGCGTTCGGTGAGACGTTTGGGCGCGCTGCCACCTAAGTCGGTGACGTACAGGTGGCGCTCAAGCGGCGTGTCTTTACGGCCCGTAAAGTAGACTTTTGCATTAGCGTTATCCACCGCTTCAAGTTCGTCTACTACCCACTCCCCCTGCGTTAGCTGACGTACCAACTTACCGGCATTGGTATATAAATACAGATGTTTAAAGCCATCACGTTCGGATGCCCAGATAAAATGTTCGCCGTCTTGCAGGAAGGTAAAGTCGTCATGCAGATTTACCCAGGTGTCTGATTGTTCGGTAAGCAGTGTTTGCTGGCTTTGCGTGCTGATGTCGTAGCTGCGTAATGCTAATACCTGTTGATCACGGCTCTGCCACTGGTAGGTGAAATGCTCGCTGTCGGGCATCCATTTACCGCGGGCAATGTAAATATCCTGCTCTTCACCGAGGTCTATCCATTGTCGCTCACCGTTACTGATTTGCTGTACTGCCAGTTTGATCGTTGCATTGGGGGTACCGGCCTTGGGGTACTTTTGCTCGATCATTTTGATGTCGTCGGCGTAAATTTCGGAGCGCGTGATTACTTCCACCGGCGTCTCATCAACTTCGGTAAAGGCGATATAAGACTCATCCGGCGACCACCAGTAACCCGTCATCCGGCCCATTTCTTCCTGCGCCACAAATTCGGCCATACCGTACTTAATATTGCCACCGCCCGCGGTGGTAATCGCGGTCTCCCTGCCTGACACAATATGCTTGATATACAGGTTCTGATCGCGAATGTAGGAGATGTAGTTGCCCTTAGGGGAGAGCTTTATGTCGGTTTCAAAAGCATCAGTATCCAACAACTGCCGTGCACCTTTGGTGCCGAGCTGGTGGTAAAATACGTCGCCGCCCATGGGGAATAATAATGCTTTGCCGTCAGCCGACCACTGATAGCTGACTATGCCGGTGCCAGACAATCGCATGCGCTCGCGGCGGGCTTTTTCTTCGTCGGAGAGCTCAGTTTCGCCACTGGCCAGATCGTCCGAATCAAACAGCAAGCGTGACTGTCCGGAGGCGATATTGTACTCCCATAGATCTAATTGTTCATAGTCAGATTGCTTACCCTGCAGATAGGTAACCCGTTTACCATCGGGCGCTACTTGTAAGTTGCGCGGCGAACTTCCAGCCAAAGAAGGTGACTCATATATTCTTTCAATGGTCAAAGTGTCGGCTGACACCGTATTAGTGAGCATAAGGGCTCCAAGTACTAAAGCTTTTTTCATGAATACGCTACTATTTGTCGTTATTGGGGCTTGCTTAACGTTGGTGGTTGTAAACACCGCCAACCCTGTACAAGTTGTCATTATCGAGTGTGTCGGTAGTGAATAACGCAAACACTCTTTTTAAAGCGAAAGGATGACACAATTTGGCAGTATTAAAAAGTGCACTTATCTTAGGCGCCAGTGGGTTGGTGGGACGCCAGTTGCTGCGTGAGTTGCTGCTGGATGATCGGTATGAGTCAGTCACCTGTTTGGTACGCCGGCCTTTGGGTCAGCATCTGTATCATGATCCCAACAATAAACTACACCCGGTAGTGGTCGATTTTGACGCGCTTGACGACTACCAGGGCTATTTTGGCGTCGACCATATATATTGCTGTATAGGCACAACGTTAAAACGCGCTGGCAGTCTTAAGGCGTTCCGCAAGGTCGATT encodes:
- a CDS encoding S9 family peptidase; the protein is MKKALVLGALMLTNTVSADTLTIERIYESPSLAGSSPRNLQVAPDGKRVTYLQGKQSDYEQLDLWEYNIASGQSRLLFDSDDLASGETELSDEEKARRERMRLSGTGIVSYQWSADGKALLFPMGGDVFYHQLGTKGARQLLDTDAFETDIKLSPKGNYISYIRDQNLYIKHIVSGRETAITTAGGGNIKYGMAEFVAQEEMGRMTGYWWSPDESYIAFTEVDETPVEVITRSEIYADDIKMIEQKYPKAGTPNATIKLAVQQISNGERQWIDLGEEQDIYIARGKWMPDSEHFTYQWQSRDQQVLALRSYDISTQSQQTLLTEQSDTWVNLHDDFTFLQDGEHFIWASERDGFKHLYLYTNAGKLVRQLTQGEWVVDELEAVDNANAKVYFTGRKDTPLERHLYVTDLGGSAPKRLTERAGMHGISFSQDASIYVDSSSTVNRPTQVSLHKATGEQLTWLEENALDENHPLTAYKDDWVEPEFGTLKNDAGIDLYYRLYKPAKITGKHPVIVYLYGGPHAQVVNNGWGGNRGLLMQHWVSKGYVVFSIDNRGSNYRGKAFEEPIYKAMGSVEVDDQVAGVKFLRTLDYVDPERIGVYGHSYGGYMTIMSMFKAGDYFKAGVAGAPVTTWRLYDTHYTERYMGNPNTDSEAYDSSSVFPYSDGLKGPLLIYHGMADDNVLFTHSTKLYKHLQDNAKPFEVMDYPGKKHSIRGKQTGIHLYHTITNFFDKHFAQ